A single genomic interval of Pseudomonadales bacterium harbors:
- the arsC gene encoding arsenate reductase (glutaredoxin) (This arsenate reductase requires both glutathione and glutaredoxin to convert arsenate to arsenite, after which the efflux transporter formed by ArsA and ArsB can extrude the arsenite from the cell, providing resistance.), whose protein sequence is MNEVVIYHNPRCSKSREALAWLRERGIEPRVVLYMEQGLEVAEVRGLLQRLGIGARELLRSSESAYRERGLADAALSETSLLRAICEEPRLLQRPLVLCGEHGVIARPAERAADVLA, encoded by the coding sequence ATGAACGAGGTCGTGATCTACCACAACCCGCGTTGTTCCAAATCGCGTGAGGCGCTCGCCTGGCTGCGTGAGCGTGGCATCGAGCCGCGAGTCGTGCTGTACATGGAGCAGGGACTCGAAGTGGCTGAAGTACGCGGGTTGCTGCAGAGGCTCGGCATCGGAGCGCGCGAGTTGCTGCGCAGCAGCGAGAGTGCCTACCGCGAGCGCGGACTTGCGGACGCCGCGTTGTCCGAGACGTCGCTGCTGCGTGCAATCTGCGAGGAACCACGTCTGCTGCAGCGTCCGCTGGTCCTGTGCGGCGAGCACGGGGTGATCGCGCGCCCTGCAGAGCGCGCTGCCGACGTGCTTGCATGA
- a CDS encoding YihY family inner membrane protein, with protein MNGFVRYLLTRMNENRTSHSASALTFVSLFALVPLLTVFYAILSLVPTFSALDQQIQDFVFRHFVPSTGIEVQEYLRSFAEQARRLTAAGSVLLVVSAYLMLRNVETQFNVIWRVRRDRRGLASFLSYWAVLSLGPLLLGAGLAISTYLFSLSVLGSAPRTQWLLDSVLGVLPQFFSFATFTLMYRVVPNCHVPLRHAALGGLLATLAFEAGKSLFGLFVGRGNYALIYGTFAALPLFLLWLHISWQILLGGAEFVHALSTWRSRRIQPLPDLLLMLGVLERLYRLHREGAALPERDILRQDWLFGAFSTDPVQWQRVRDTLLDARLIVATQPEVYMLGTDAACITLCSLQRLAGCLQDLPDAALRQQLPPWCTIVLERLEQASTRTQEILAPNLEELFNEQPPGERDAAHT; from the coding sequence GTGAACGGATTCGTGCGCTACCTGCTCACGCGCATGAACGAGAATCGCACCAGCCACAGCGCCTCGGCGCTGACCTTCGTGTCACTGTTCGCGCTGGTGCCGCTGCTGACGGTGTTCTATGCGATCCTGTCGCTGGTGCCGACGTTTTCCGCGCTGGATCAGCAGATCCAGGATTTCGTATTCCGCCACTTCGTGCCATCGACCGGCATCGAGGTGCAGGAGTACCTGCGCAGTTTCGCCGAGCAGGCACGCCGGCTGACCGCCGCCGGTTCGGTGCTGCTGGTGGTGTCCGCCTACCTGATGCTGCGCAACGTCGAGACCCAGTTCAACGTGATCTGGCGAGTACGACGGGACCGCCGTGGACTGGCGAGCTTTCTCAGCTACTGGGCCGTGCTCAGCCTGGGCCCACTGCTGCTCGGCGCCGGGCTCGCGATCAGCACCTACCTGTTTTCGCTGTCGGTTCTCGGCAGTGCGCCACGCACCCAGTGGCTGCTGGATTCGGTACTCGGCGTGTTGCCACAGTTCTTTTCGTTCGCGACGTTCACGCTGATGTATCGCGTGGTGCCGAACTGCCATGTGCCACTGCGCCACGCCGCACTCGGCGGACTGCTCGCGACGCTGGCCTTCGAAGCGGGCAAATCGCTGTTCGGCCTCTTCGTGGGCAGAGGCAACTACGCACTGATCTACGGCACCTTCGCAGCGCTGCCGCTGTTCCTGCTCTGGCTGCACATCTCGTGGCAGATCCTGCTCGGCGGTGCGGAGTTCGTGCACGCACTATCGACGTGGCGCAGCCGGCGGATCCAGCCGTTGCCGGATCTGTTGCTGATGCTGGGCGTGCTGGAGCGACTGTACCGCCTGCACCGCGAGGGCGCGGCGCTGCCCGAGCGCGATATCCTGCGCCAGGACTGGCTGTTCGGTGCGTTCAGCACCGATCCCGTGCAGTGGCAACGCGTGCGCGACACATTGCTCGATGCCCGACTGATCGTCGCAACGCAGCCGGAGGTCTACATGCTCGGCACCGATGCGGCCTGCATCACGTTGTGCTCGCTGCAGCGCCTTGCCGGATGCCTGCAGGATCTTCCCGATGCGGCGCTGCGCCAGCAGTTGCCACCATGGTGCACCATCGTCCTCGAGCGCCTGGAGCAGGCCAGCACGAGAACGCAGGAAATCCTGGCACCGAATCTCGAGGAACTCTTCAACGAGCAACCACCCGGGGAACGCGATGCTGCCCATACCTGA
- a CDS encoding TlpA family protein disulfide reductase, translating into MIVLALCVLNLGACSRSEAPIGSQTSLAAPGQWLLVNYWAEWCRPCIEEIPELAAFAAANTERARVLLVNFDDVKEPELSAQATRLGIPTALLLEHDPARELGLERPQVLPSTFVIAPDGTLRATLRGAQTVAKLTAAIGGS; encoded by the coding sequence ATGATCGTGCTGGCGCTGTGCGTACTGAACCTCGGAGCATGTTCACGCAGCGAAGCGCCGATCGGCAGCCAGACGTCGCTTGCCGCGCCGGGGCAGTGGCTGCTCGTCAATTACTGGGCGGAGTGGTGCCGGCCGTGCATCGAGGAAATTCCTGAACTGGCCGCCTTTGCCGCAGCGAACACGGAGCGCGCGCGTGTACTGCTGGTGAATTTCGACGATGTGAAGGAACCGGAACTGAGCGCGCAGGCGACACGTCTCGGCATACCGACCGCACTGCTGCTGGAGCACGATCCGGCGCGCGAGCTCGGGCTCGAACGCCCGCAGGTGTTGCCATCGACTTTCGTGATCGCCCCCGACGGCACCCTGCGCGCGACGCTGCGCGGTGCTCAGACTGTCGCGAAGCTCACGGCTGCAATCGGAGGGTCTTGA
- a CDS encoding acylphosphatase, translating to MCLLVRVSGTVQGVGYRAFARSAARELGIHGHAHNLPDGSVEVLACGSEAALQDLLARLRTGPRWSRVTDVVTERVECAKPADFRTG from the coding sequence ATGTGCCTGCTCGTTCGCGTCAGCGGTACCGTACAGGGTGTCGGCTACCGTGCCTTTGCCCGATCCGCAGCCCGCGAGCTGGGAATTCACGGCCACGCCCACAACCTGCCCGACGGCAGCGTCGAGGTGCTCGCCTGCGGTAGCGAGGCAGCGTTGCAGGACTTGCTGGCGCGGTTACGCACCGGACCCCGCTGGTCGCGGGTCACGGACGTGGTGACGGAGCGGGTGGAGTGCGCGAAACCCGCAGATTTCCGCACTGGCTGA
- a CDS encoding EthD domain-containing protein, translating to MKSVCLLTRRAGTARAAFRDYYETRHCRLGMKYYPFAKYLRNHVVESAQDIDFDCVSEFYIEDGRLSVDPKQTAAGEILDADERSFMEQRLIRPARAEETILFGPPRDVAAPGTRRQLLLLDPAAGIDDGVFATAISDWANAIANLPGVVRISLDRVLPYAPGRASFPCQAMLSVWLGVGVSALELPGAPATIQLRVALLADVCETPPAEIMALYDPS from the coding sequence ATGAAGTCCGTCTGCTTGCTTACGCGTCGCGCAGGGACTGCCCGGGCGGCATTTCGGGACTATTACGAAACCCGTCATTGCCGGCTCGGGATGAAGTACTACCCGTTCGCGAAGTATCTGCGCAATCACGTCGTGGAATCCGCGCAGGACATCGATTTCGACTGCGTGTCGGAGTTCTATATCGAGGATGGCCGACTGAGCGTCGATCCGAAGCAGACCGCCGCGGGTGAGATCCTGGACGCCGACGAACGCAGCTTCATGGAGCAGCGCCTGATCAGGCCGGCGCGCGCCGAGGAAACGATCCTTTTTGGTCCGCCACGCGACGTTGCAGCGCCTGGCACGCGGCGACAGTTGTTGCTGCTGGATCCTGCAGCGGGGATCGACGATGGGGTTTTCGCAACGGCGATCTCCGACTGGGCGAACGCGATCGCGAATCTGCCGGGAGTGGTGCGGATCAGTCTGGATCGCGTGCTGCCGTATGCACCCGGTCGCGCGTCGTTTCCGTGCCAGGCCATGCTCAGCGTGTGGCTCGGCGTGGGTGTGTCTGCGCTCGAACTGCCGGGCGCACCGGCGACGATCCAGTTGCGTGTGGCGCTGCTGGCCGACGTCTGCGAAACTCCGCCCGCGGAAATCATGGCCTTGTACGATCCTTCGTAG